A window of Mucilaginibacter robiniae genomic DNA:
AAACTAATTTGTGCTATATTTGCAAACCTTTTCAGGGAAACACCCGGCGGGGTAGCTCAGATGGTTAGAGCGTAGGATTCATAACCCTAAGGTCGGCAGTTCGATCCTGCTCCCCGCTACACTTAAGATCAGCCTGTTACATGAAGATGTGACAGGCTTTCTTTTTTCCTGTTCATACACATTAGCCATTGTAAGAAGTTAAACAACGAATGCTGCATACCAGCGGCAATGTTCAAAGATAAGTAAGGCTTTGACTTTCTACACTTTAATTTAAAAATTAGTGTTATATATTTACTTTATATATCAAATGTATGTAACCTAAACATTGAAGTATTACTAATGGCAGAAGCAAAAGGCGAGTATCTACAAAGGGAATTAGCTACAAAAAAGATATTCTACTACAGAGACCCTTCAGAGAAGATAGATCAGTTATCACGTGAAGTTTATATCACCAAGGATGAAGAAGTTCATTATCCAAGAGGATTTGAAAAGGATAAGCCTAAGTATAAAACAATCAAAAGATTTATTTACAAAGGATTTAAAGGATCAATTCCTGTAGGTGTTATAAAAGCCTCTAATTTTGGATATGGCTTTACAAAAACTCTGAATCCTTTTGCGTTTTATATAAACGATAGCTATGAAATTGAAGAAGTGGTAATCGAAAAAGACGGCAAGGTTGATATTGATATAATTCGTAAAAAGCTTTACTTAAATCAACAAACTTTAGCTAACCTGAATACAATTTTTCGCAGCATTTATTCTAAGCACCGAACTGAAGTAAACTTTACACTGCAACTGTCATTAAGTGAAATATTTCCTTCACAAGTATCAAAACCGAGTAAAACATATCTACCAAATGCATTAGCATCTTCATTGGCGACTTGGGGCAACAAATATGCAGGTTCTAATATATAATAACCTGCACAAATCTATCTCCACATCAAAAACTCCACACAACCGTCTTTTCAAAAATATAGGCCATTTGATTGTAAATTAGCCATAAGGATTTATCATCTACTTTGAAAACTACAAAGTCGCCATGCTCCTGGGTTCTTAAAACCGGCTTTTTATGTACCGGGCTGTACAGTAGTTCGAAAGCATAAATCTTGGCGGCGTTTTGATGAATCACCAATAGCGTACAGGCGGCATTGTCACGATCGCGCTTAAACTGCCAGATCGTATCGCCATATTTATTCTTCCACGAACCAATCAGTTGTGTCTCTATAGCCGATATATCCATCATACGGTTGATCTTCATATTGTTTCTCATTATGGGCCAAAGCATCAGCTGCCCGATCTGGGTGTGAGTATTTTCCACTCACGTCACTTCATCAACCTTATTAGTTTTATATAAATTATTTACCGTAATATGCTTAGAGAGGCAGTTTTAACTGCTTACGCAATAGGCATCTCAATCAGGAACTCAGTACCCACCTGGGGTTCACTTTGTACCGATATGGTACCCCCTAGCCGCTCTACCTGCATTTTCACCATGAACAACCCCATGCCTCGCCCTTCCACGCTCTTGTCAAAGCGCTTGTATAGGCCAAATAACTGGTGCCCATAGCGAGCCATATCTATCCCCTTCCCGTTATCTTTAAAAAGAATGCGAATGCCCTGATTAACTATTGCACTGCTGATGTGAATTACCGGCGCAACATCAAGTCGCCGGTATTTAATGCTATTCATAATCAAGTTTTGAAAAATGCTGTACAAGTAACTTTTAATGGTTAAAAGGCCGCTTGCCCCGTGAAAATCATAGATGATAGAAGCTTGGTTAGTTTCTATCATCTGGTTGACGCTTAAATTAATTTCTTCCACAATTTCGGCTAAATCAACCTGCTCCAACCGGTCACTCACTTCATTTCGGGCTTGCAGTATATGGTTCAAGTCCAGAATAATTTGATCCAGATTTTTGATAGAAGCCGATAGGGCTTGCGCCAGTATTTGGTTGTCGGTATCCAGTTCTACCTCGCTGCCCAGCAAGTCAGACAGGCCCATAATATTGGCTAAAGGAGCCCGCAGGTTATGCGAAATGATATAGGTAAACTGTTCCAAGTCACGGTTCCGCTGAATAAGATCGGCGGTGATGCGCTTACGTTCAATTTCGGCTTGGCGGCGCTCGGTAATGTCTTTGAAATTGCAAACAATGGCATTAATATTTTCATCCTCAAGCATGTTGGTAAAAACACACTCAATCCAGATATAATGACCCTGTTTGTGCCTCACGCGACTCGTAGCAATTACCGGAACAAAAGGCTGATGATAAATTTCGGCCAGTAGGTTGCTGGTCATATCCACATCATCAGGGTGGGTATAGTTACGCATATTCTGATGCAGCATTTCTGCATTGCTCCACCCGTCAATACGCTCAGCAGATATGCTCCGGTAAATTACCCGAAACGCTTGATCAAACAAGGCAATACCATCATAACTGTTTTCAATCAGCTTCCTGAACCGTAACTCGTTCGATAGGTTTTTTAAAGTATTCAGCCTTAGCTTTTTTTCAAACTGGGCCTGCAGTGCAGCTTTTTCTTTTTCTTGCCTACTAATCTCGTCTGTATTACGAACCATAACTACAAAGCCACTCAGATGGCCATTCTCATTATAAACTGTAGTAAAAACGGTATGCGCATAAAACAAGTGGTCACCCTTTTTTAGCTGCCACTCTTGTGTTTCCTGTATTCCACTTTTTAGCGCAGTATTTAAGTTATTGCGAAAATGTTTTTTTGCCGGCCTCGTCGGCCTTATAAAATATGGAGAAATGCTTGCCTATCACTTCATCAGCAGCGTAGCCATAAATGCATTCAATCCCCTGGTTGCGGCTTAGAATATACCCATTGGCATCTATGCAAATCAATGCCGCACTTTTAGAGGTAGCTGCAAGCAGCCGGTATATTTTTTCATCCGTATCGTGGTTGGATATTGAAGGCGCGTGTTTCAAGTGACGTATTCGGTTGATTTGTGTAAAAGCTTATTTTTTTCTTTGGCTGCTTAGCCTGCCGCATTTATCGGCCTGCTGACTAAGAACAGTAATCCATATCTCTGATGATAACTACGGGGAAAAGCTGATCAGATAGTACTGTTCCTGGCGTTCGAAATTAATACAAGACCAGTACAAGAAAATACGTATAACTACCTGATTTAGGGAATACGTATTAGTACTTGATTCTTAAGAAAGAAGAAATATAGCGAATTGATTAACAACAACTTGATAGCTTTTAAGAAGCAATATATAGCGGTTAGAACTGCGAAATATCCACAGCCTTTTAAACCTATAGTGTAGAAAGTACGTATAGGGGTGCTTTATAAACTATTTAAAATTCTATGTACGATACCAACAGTTCATTGCCTGATGCATCAGGCAAAATCAGTGTTTCAACCGCGGCTACACTTACAGCAAACTGGCGCAGCTATCTGGCTACATCAGGACAAGATTTTCAAACCAAAGCATTTTTGATTCCTATTAACTCTATTAAAAACTTATTAGCAAACAACCCGGATGCAGAAGGCGTACGCGTTTATTTAGGCTTAGAAGATGCCAGTGATGCAGATTCGGGTAAACTTGTCATTGTTCCTACAATAGGCGACAATGACATTATTTTTATGTCGGACAGTTCAAATAATCCTGATAGTGAAGATGATAGCAACGTTTATGACCGTACAGACTCCTGTCCCCCACTTTGCCCAGTCAACAATGTGTTAAATTCATAAGTTTAAACACATTTTTGGAGCTAATTAAGCGTACAACTATCTTGGGTAGGCATAATTTCACGTAAATTCGCCTTGTTCAAGATAGTTGTATGCTACAATTCTACTCTCGATATATCGTATCACCAAGTGTAATTATTCCTATTATTTTAGGGCTAACACGCTACAAAAGTCTCAAAGGTCCTCACCGTTTTCTACTCTACTTTCTATTTTGGTCTGCGTTTTCAGATTTGGTTATTATTACTATGAATATGCATCATCGAGTAAACGCCGATGTTCTGCATGTTTACACCCCAATTGAATTTCTATTACTTGCCAGCTTTTACCGGGGTTCATTTGAATCGCTTATAGTACGAGAAACAATACTATGGACTATCATAATATTTACTGTATTCTGTATAATCAACCCCATTTTTTTACAGAATGTATATTTATTCGACACCTACACTACTTCGGTAGAGTTTATAATGCTCATTATCATGAGTGTAGCTTTCATGAGCAAAGAAAATGACTCCTTGAATCAAAGATGGCAGGACAATCTGGATAACTGGTTCAACACAGGCATACTCATCTACTTTTCTGGGGCCTTGTTCTATTTTATGTTATCTAACTACCTGATTGGTTTCCCCTTATACATTCTTTTTATGTTTCAAGCTGCACATGCCACCTTACTTCTTATACTTTACATCCTTTTCAGTATAGGCTTTATCCGTTACAAACATGCATGATAATATTCTGTTCCTGTTAGCCTTAGGCACAACAGGTATGTTACTATTGGCTATTTCAATTGTTTTATTGCAGGTTCGTAATCAAAACCGCATGCTGAAACAACGTGAATTAACACAGTTGGCCGAGATAGCTCATCAAAAACAACTACTGAATGCCGTTATTCAATCGCAGGAAGCTGAACGCAAACGCATTGGGCGCGATTTGCATGATGATATTGGTGCTGCCCTATCGGGTTTAAGACTCTCTATTGATGTTTTTGAACCTACCAAAGCCGATGGAAGCCAGCATTTCAAATTTAAAAGCAATTGTAAAACAGCTATTGATTCTATTATTGCTGAAGTAAGGCACATTTCGCATAACCTGTCTCCTTCCATGCTTAGCTTGCACGGGCTGGTTGCAGCTTTAAACCGGCAATTGGAGTTTATTAATCGTACCGATCACCTACAGGCAGTAATTGATAATACCGTACCTGAGTTGATCGACAGCTTGACCATTGAAGTGACTACAGCCATTTACCGGGTATTGGAAGAGTTAATTAATAACACCATTAAACACGCTAAAGCAACCAACATCAACATCAACTTTAACGCTGTAGGGAATACATTGCGCATCCACTATTCAGATAATGGCATCGGCTTGCCTATCACATCCAACATTAAGGCTAAAGGCATGGGCTTACAAAATATTGAAAGCCGGTTATCTATGATTGAAGCAAGCTATCATATTCTGGACCAGCAAACCAGCGGTTTTCATTTGGAAATAGAATATCCACTTAACCGTGTACTAAGCCATGTCTAAAATTCATATTGCCATTGCCGACGACCAAAAGCTGTTCAGTCAGGCGTTAGCTATGCTCATTGGTACCGTATCTGATTTCGAGCTGCTTTTTGTAGCTTCAGATGGTCTGGACTTTCTAGAACAACTTAAGCAATCTCCAGTACCACCCCAAGTAGCCATGCTGGATATTGACATGCCGGGCATGGATGGCGTTAAGCTGAACAAGCAGTTGCAGAAAGATTATCCGCAAATTAAGGTCATCATGCTTTCAGTACACTTGGAAGAAGAATTGATTACCCGGTTGATTGAAGATGGCGCAGCTGCCTACCTTAATAAAAACTGCGATAAAGAGGATCTAATTAAAACTATTCATGCTGTAATGCGTGATGGGTTTTATATTAATCAACTTACTCTAAAGGCTATATCCGCTGCGCAGAAAAAACGAACAGCGGCCAAAAAAGCAGCAGACGATCAATTATCAGCTGGCTTAACCAAACGTGAGATTGAAGTATTGGTGATGATTTGTGAAGAAAAAAGCAATAGTGAAATTGCCGACAAGTTATTTATTAGTGTTCGAACCGTAGAAGGGCACCGCAACAACCTGCTCATTAAATCAGGTTGCCGCAATACAGTAGGTTTGGTTTTGTTTGCTTTAAGGCACAACTTTTTTAAACTGCCAGAATAAACAGGTTTAAGTTACTTTTACAAAACACTGTTTTTTTAAACTAAGCAGTTGGTTTATTGACAACGTGTAAATCATTTTCGTGAACAAAATGTTTAAAAGCTATTAAGTTAATAAATCACATTATGAAACTTCCAAAAAATGCGTTTACAAAAGATATAAGTTTTAAAAATTCAGGAGCTACCGCATTAGGTGCCTCAGCAGTCGGAGC
This region includes:
- a CDS encoding sensor histidine kinase; the protein is MFYAHTVFTTVYNENGHLSGFVVMVRNTDEISRQEKEKAALQAQFEKKLRLNTLKNLSNELRFRKLIENSYDGIALFDQAFRVIYRSISAERIDGWSNAEMLHQNMRNYTHPDDVDMTSNLLAEIYHQPFVPVIATSRVRHKQGHYIWIECVFTNMLEDENINAIVCNFKDITERRQAEIERKRITADLIQRNRDLEQFTYIISHNLRAPLANIMGLSDLLGSEVELDTDNQILAQALSASIKNLDQIILDLNHILQARNEVSDRLEQVDLAEIVEEINLSVNQMIETNQASIIYDFHGASGLLTIKSYLYSIFQNLIMNSIKYRRLDVAPVIHISSAIVNQGIRILFKDNGKGIDMARYGHQLFGLYKRFDKSVEGRGMGLFMVKMQVERLGGTISVQSEPQVGTEFLIEMPIA
- a CDS encoding PAS domain S-box protein — encoded protein: MKHAPSISNHDTDEKIYRLLAATSKSAALICIDANGYILSRNQGIECIYGYAADEVIGKHFSIFYKADEAGKKTFSQ
- a CDS encoding sensor histidine kinase; its protein translation is MHDNILFLLALGTTGMLLLAISIVLLQVRNQNRMLKQRELTQLAEIAHQKQLLNAVIQSQEAERKRIGRDLHDDIGAALSGLRLSIDVFEPTKADGSQHFKFKSNCKTAIDSIIAEVRHISHNLSPSMLSLHGLVAALNRQLEFINRTDHLQAVIDNTVPELIDSLTIEVTTAIYRVLEELINNTIKHAKATNININFNAVGNTLRIHYSDNGIGLPITSNIKAKGMGLQNIESRLSMIEASYHILDQQTSGFHLEIEYPLNRVLSHV
- a CDS encoding response regulator transcription factor encodes the protein MSKIHIAIADDQKLFSQALAMLIGTVSDFELLFVASDGLDFLEQLKQSPVPPQVAMLDIDMPGMDGVKLNKQLQKDYPQIKVIMLSVHLEEELITRLIEDGAAAYLNKNCDKEDLIKTIHAVMRDGFYINQLTLKAISAAQKKRTAAKKAADDQLSAGLTKREIEVLVMICEEKSNSEIADKLFISVRTVEGHRNNLLIKSGCRNTVGLVLFALRHNFFKLPE